Proteins from a single region of Zhongshania aliphaticivorans:
- the phrB gene encoding deoxyribodipyrimidine photo-lyase, giving the protein MTALVWFRNDLRSLDHPALTAACGKHDQVRAIYILCPQQLDHHGIAPIRRHFLRSALDALSQQLADLGIPLDIIDSGHFKDVPDTLDLYCREHSITALHAHKEWLVDEIQRDNACAERINIPFYLIDDSLLSPDRITKADGQPYKVFTPFSRLCRKELAAAFPRVIPSPPAKTRATPIKPVKCPRFGPEKDSSAWPSNQEDTLTQLRQFCAERANDYQKHRDFPALDGTSRLSAVLAHGIISPRQCLARLQMECGDEIWDAKSDAGTWFNELLWREFYRHVAYHFPRVVMGRAFQVNTEAIAWPNDPDLFQAWCEGRTGYPIVDAAMRQLTETGWMHNRLRMISASFLCKDLHIDWRWGERYFLENLIDADFASNNGGWQWAASTGTDAAPYFRIFNPTTQGLRFDPDGDFILRFIPELKGLTGKQLHQPPEHGDYPTPIIDHKERRNITLALFQEIRD; this is encoded by the coding sequence ATGACAGCGCTGGTTTGGTTTCGCAACGACTTACGCAGTTTAGACCACCCTGCGCTGACCGCCGCATGTGGTAAACATGATCAGGTTCGCGCCATTTATATACTTTGCCCACAGCAGTTAGATCACCATGGCATTGCGCCCATTCGTCGCCATTTTTTACGCAGCGCACTTGACGCACTGAGCCAACAACTTGCCGACCTTGGTATTCCGCTAGATATTATCGATAGCGGACATTTTAAAGACGTACCTGACACGCTTGATCTCTATTGCAGAGAACACAGCATCACCGCGCTTCACGCCCACAAAGAATGGTTAGTCGATGAAATTCAGCGGGACAACGCCTGCGCGGAACGTATCAACATACCATTCTATTTGATAGACGACAGCTTACTTAGCCCTGATCGCATAACCAAGGCAGACGGCCAACCCTACAAAGTTTTTACGCCATTCTCTCGCCTTTGCCGTAAAGAGCTCGCCGCCGCCTTTCCACGCGTCATTCCTAGCCCGCCAGCAAAAACCAGAGCAACGCCGATAAAACCCGTTAAATGCCCACGCTTTGGTCCCGAAAAAGACTCGTCGGCATGGCCATCAAACCAAGAAGACACCCTAACGCAACTTCGCCAGTTTTGCGCTGAACGCGCAAATGACTATCAGAAACACCGCGATTTCCCTGCACTTGACGGTACCTCTCGGCTTTCTGCCGTTTTAGCGCATGGCATTATTAGCCCTCGGCAGTGCCTAGCTCGGCTGCAGATGGAATGCGGTGATGAAATATGGGATGCTAAAAGTGATGCTGGAACGTGGTTTAACGAATTATTGTGGCGAGAGTTTTACCGTCACGTGGCCTACCATTTCCCTAGAGTAGTAATGGGCCGCGCCTTTCAGGTGAATACCGAAGCGATAGCTTGGCCCAATGACCCAGACTTATTTCAAGCCTGGTGTGAAGGGCGAACTGGTTACCCCATTGTCGATGCGGCCATGCGCCAACTCACCGAAACTGGCTGGATGCATAATCGCTTGCGGATGATAAGCGCATCGTTTCTATGCAAAGACCTCCACATAGACTGGCGCTGGGGCGAACGCTATTTTTTAGAGAATTTAATCGACGCTGACTTTGCATCAAACAACGGTGGATGGCAGTGGGCGGCCTCTACTGGCACCGATGCCGCACCGTATTTCCGCATTTTTAACCCCACCACTCAGGGCCTACGATTTGACCCCGACGGAGACTTTATTTTGCGCTTTATTCCAGAACTAAAGGGCCTTACTGGCAAACAACTACACCAGCCCCCTGAACACGGTGATTATCCCACTCCGATAATTGATCATAAAGAAAGGCGAAATATTACCCTCGCACTTTTTCAAGAAATCAGAGACTAA
- a CDS encoding ATP-dependent zinc protease, with amino-acid sequence MRFIFFTLLLTNTLIFSTNASANEGDHQIFGLSEYVYIEELDVRYKAKIDTGAESASINAINTQVEKGKGDQDDIVHFDLVLPDDTLKSVSLPLSKHIRIKRRASDYDEDEKDYSRRPVLELTLCIGGRSHKVEANLADRRQFSKPMLVGSEPLTAFNALVDPSKRYLQNKTLCPKQDNPEEQEG; translated from the coding sequence GTGCGATTTATTTTCTTTACCCTACTGCTAACCAACACTCTTATCTTTTCAACAAATGCCAGCGCCAATGAAGGCGACCACCAAATTTTTGGCTTAAGCGAGTATGTCTATATTGAAGAGCTGGATGTTCGCTATAAAGCCAAAATTGATACCGGTGCGGAAAGCGCCTCAATCAATGCGATTAATACCCAGGTTGAAAAGGGTAAAGGGGATCAAGACGATATCGTTCATTTTGACTTGGTATTGCCTGACGACACACTCAAATCGGTAAGCCTACCCCTGAGTAAACATATTCGTATTAAACGCCGCGCATCTGATTACGACGAAGATGAAAAAGACTATAGTCGTCGCCCTGTGCTTGAACTTACACTGTGTATTGGTGGTCGCTCTCACAAAGTGGAAGCTAATTTAGCCGATCGCAGGCAGTTTTCAAAACCAATGCTGGTTGGCTCAGAACCACTTACCGCATTTAACGCCTTAGTGGACCCCAGCAAGAGATACCTACAAAACAAAACACTGTGCCCAAAACAAGATAACCCCGAGGAGCAAGAAGGATGA
- a CDS encoding inactive transglutaminase family protein — protein sequence MKGVKLHVRVLALALLLIGAGSTAWQIFVLNIPISSETTEPVWVIDTKLSFQARNNSPVKVQMYLPPEWSKFITLNESFISKNYGVNTDVIGDNRQAVWSARRTEGDQQLYYRLMLTQRSNSRFSESEPGPQFSESPELIGVEKVAVEALLKPIREHSADIETFIREAIKLINEPSNDNARLLLGNNYTQDNKSRVLELLLSSAHIPVERVHTLRLVSSVAQVPELWMRSYNGKRWLYFNPETGALGLPDDRVVWWTGNELMATVEGGRHLKVEVTANQRTMNSIMLAQSIAERKENKFWALSLYDLPLQSQQTFEIILMIPIGVMLILLLRNVIGLETLGTFTPVLIGLAFRETQVFWGVILFTVITALGLSLRSYLEHLHLQLLSRLSVVLTFVVIIMALISVLGHRLGLDRGLSIALFPMVILTMSIERMSIVWEERGGIHAGKVGIGTLVAATLSHLMMTYEPWTYFVFTFPGMLLIFMSLMLALGHYRGYRLTELFRFNAMIKGK from the coding sequence ATGAAGGGCGTAAAACTGCATGTCAGGGTTCTGGCACTGGCACTATTACTAATTGGTGCTGGCAGTACCGCATGGCAGATTTTTGTTCTCAATATTCCCATTTCTTCAGAAACCACGGAGCCAGTTTGGGTTATTGATACCAAACTGAGCTTCCAAGCCCGTAATAACAGCCCAGTAAAAGTACAAATGTACCTACCGCCCGAATGGAGTAAATTCATCACCTTGAATGAAAGCTTCATTTCTAAAAATTATGGCGTGAATACTGATGTTATAGGAGATAACCGCCAAGCTGTTTGGTCAGCTAGGCGCACAGAGGGCGATCAACAACTTTATTACCGGCTAATGCTCACCCAGCGCAGCAACTCACGCTTTTCAGAATCGGAACCCGGCCCACAATTTAGCGAGAGCCCCGAGCTCATCGGCGTAGAAAAAGTCGCCGTGGAAGCTCTGTTAAAGCCAATTCGCGAACATTCTGCTGACATCGAAACCTTTATTCGCGAAGCCATCAAACTTATCAATGAACCTAGTAATGACAATGCCCGCTTGCTGCTAGGTAATAACTACACCCAGGACAACAAATCTCGCGTTCTGGAGCTTTTACTCTCCTCTGCGCACATTCCCGTTGAGCGCGTGCACACACTGCGCTTGGTGAGTAGTGTGGCGCAGGTGCCTGAATTATGGATGCGCAGTTACAACGGTAAGCGCTGGCTATACTTTAACCCTGAGACCGGCGCCCTAGGCTTACCCGATGATCGCGTTGTTTGGTGGACTGGCAACGAGCTAATGGCCACGGTTGAAGGCGGCCGCCACCTCAAGGTTGAAGTCACTGCCAATCAAAGAACCATGAATTCTATTATGCTTGCCCAATCGATTGCTGAGCGTAAAGAAAACAAGTTCTGGGCCTTGTCTCTATACGATTTACCTTTGCAGTCACAGCAGACCTTCGAGATCATTCTCATGATCCCCATCGGCGTGATGCTCATTTTGCTGCTTCGCAATGTGATTGGCTTAGAAACTCTGGGCACGTTTACACCCGTGTTGATTGGCCTTGCCTTTAGAGAAACCCAAGTGTTCTGGGGCGTTATTTTATTTACGGTCATTACCGCACTCGGCCTGTCCCTGCGCTCCTATCTTGAGCATCTCCATTTACAGCTGTTGTCACGATTATCTGTGGTGCTGACCTTTGTGGTGATTATCATGGCTTTAATTAGTGTACTCGGCCACAGATTAGGACTTGATCGCGGCTTGTCCATCGCACTATTCCCTATGGTTATTTTAACAATGTCGATAGAACGAATGTCTATTGTATGGGAAGAGCGTGGCGGTATTCATGCTGGTAAAGTTGGCATTGGAACATTGGTGGCAGCAACCCTGTCACACCTAATGATGACCTATGAGCCGTGGACATATTTCGTCTTTACCTTCCCCGGCATGCTACTCATTTTTATGTCGCTTATGCTG